The nucleotide window AGAAAACCGACATTGAGCCGCTTGTCATTGAAGCAATCAGAGAGCTGATTAAAAATCAGGATTTTGCAACAGAAATCAAATCAAGGATAGGCAAGGAAATTGACACTTCGACGTTAAACAGAGAGCTAAGCAATTATGAGTCCAAACTGCGGGAGATCGAGCTTAATAAAACCCGTCTTGAAAATGAAATTGACAGTCTGCCGGAAGATACTCGTTTTAGAGAACGCAAGCTCCATGATATGACACTTCGGCTTGATGGACTGTATGACATCATCGTAGAACTAGAAGAAAAGATTGAGGATGTAAAGCTGCGCCGTAAAGCTGTGGAGCAAGATGCCATCACATTGGAAAACATCTACACCCTACTGGCTAATTTTGATAAAGTGTATGATAAAATCAGCGATGAAGAGAAAAAATCTCTAATTTCTTCGCTAATCAAAGAAATCGAGATTTTCCCATGTGACGAGGCTGAGCTGCCTTTGAAGTCTATTTTATTCAATTTTCCTGTTTATAAAGACGGTGGAGATGTTTGTGGGTTTTTGTGGGACAAAAGTACGCACGTCTCAACGTGCGCACACCTTGGGAACATGTCAAACGCGGTGGCTTCAACGGCTTTATAGCCGAGCCCGTCGAAGTGCTTGAGGTCGCGGGCGAGCGTAGCCGGGTCGCACGAGACATAGACGACGCGAGCCGGGGAGAGGGCGGCAATCGTCTCGATCACATCGGGGGCCAAACCCTTACGCGGCGGGTCGACGACGACGACGTCAGGCCGGATGCCCCTGTCCTGCAGCGCGCGCGCGGCGTCACCGGCGTCCGCACAGAGAAATTCGGCGTTTTGAATGTTGTTGAACGCGGCGTTTTCGCGCGCGTCATCAATGGCGGCCTCCACGATCTCGGCACCGAAAGCCTTTTTTGCCCCGGTGGCGAGAATGAGTGTAATCGTGCCGGTGCCGCAGTAGAGATCCAAAACCGTCTCCGTGCCGGTCAGCGCGGCGTATTCGAGCGCCTTGGCATACAGCTTTTCGGCCTGAGAACGGTTGATCTGATAAAACGAGCGCGGCGAGAGCTTGAAGCGAAGCGCGCACAGCTCGTCCACAATAAAGTCTTCGCCCCAGAGCGTTGTAAACTCGCCCGCCAAAACGGTGTTGCCGCGCGTCTTGTTGACGTTTAAGACGATACCAGCTGTCTCCGGGCAAAGCCTTCGGATTTCATCAATCAGTACATCGGGGTGCGGCAGGTCTCTGTCATTTGAAATGACGGTGACCAGCGCTTTTTTTGTCGCGAAGGCATACCGGCAAAAGACATGGCGAACAGCGCCACAGCGCCGCACCTCGTCATAAGCGGGCACGCTGTAACGGTCCATCCAGCGGCGGACGGCTGCGGCGGCGCGGTCAGAGACCTCGGCCTGAATGAGGCAGGTATCCGTCGGGACGATGTCATGGCTGCGCTCACGGTAAAAGCCGGTAACGGTGCGGCCTTCGTCCTTGCCGACGGCATAGATGGCCTTGTTGCGGTAGCGCGCAACGTCGTCCGACCCGATGATGCCGGTCACGGGAACGGTAAGCCCGCCGATGCGCTGCAGCGCATCCTCAACGCGGCGGCGCTTGAAACGCAGCTCCTCCGCGTAATCCATGTGAAGAAGGTCACACCCGCCGCACTTGCCGAAATTCGGGCATGCGGGGTCGATACGCGCGCCTGAGGGCGACAAGATTTTCAGAACCTTTGCGTAGACAATATTCTTACTGTCCTTTAAAACCTTGATGTCACACGTTTCACCGGCCAGTGCGCCTTTA belongs to Oscillospiraceae bacterium CM and includes:
- the rlmD gene encoding 23S rRNA (uracil(1939)-C(5))-methyltransferase RlmD translates to MIKNSIHTVVIEGYTSSGDGVAHIDGRVVFVKGALAGETCDIKVLKDSKNIVYAKVLKILSPSGARIDPACPNFGKCGGCDLLHMDYAEELRFKRRRVEDALQRIGGLTVPVTGIIGSDDVARYRNKAIYAVGKDEGRTVTGFYRERSHDIVPTDTCLIQAEVSDRAAAAVRRWMDRYSVPAYDEVRRCGAVRHVFCRYAFATKKALVTVISNDRDLPHPDVLIDEIRRLCPETAGIVLNVNKTRGNTVLAGEFTTLWGEDFIVDELCALRFKLSPRSFYQINRSQAEKLYAKALEYAALTGTETVLDLYCGTGTITLILATGAKKAFGAEIVEAAIDDARENAAFNNIQNAEFLCADAGDAARALQDRGIRPDVVVVDPPRKGLAPDVIETIAALSPARVVYVSCDPATLARDLKHFDGLGYKAVEATAFDMFPRCAHVETCVLLSHKNPQTSPPSL